One stretch of Amycolatopsis tolypomycina DNA includes these proteins:
- a CDS encoding acetate--CoA ligase family protein, whose product MGDRAAVEKILEQAAAEGRSSLTAPEGRAVCEAYGIPTPAERLAITAEEAVAHAEDIGLPVVLKIVSPDILHKTEAGGVLVGLQDAEAVQAGFAQIVENAKAYDVEARILGVQVQQMLTEGQEVIIGSVTDPTFGKIVAFGLGGVLVEVLKDVTFRLAPTSTEEALSMVDGIQAAEILRGVRGADPVDRDALAAVITGLGELVTDFPQLSEVDLNPVLATTSGATAVDVRILVDPDAAQEPHRFTQEEILASMNRIMKPAAVAVIGASAEAGKIGNSVMKNLVNGGYAGEIHPINPKAAEILDRKAYASIADVPGDVDVAVFAIPAKFVPAALEEAGKKGVAGAILIPSGFGETGNIELQDEVVAIARKHGVRILGPNIYGYYYTPENLSATFCTPYDVKGGVALSSQSGGIGMAILGFSRSAKMGVSSIVGVGNKADIDEDDLLTFFEQDDNTQLVAMHLEDLKDGRAFAETAKRVSQRKPVVVLKAGRTSQGAKAASSHTGALAGNDKVYDDILRQSGVIRAPGLNDMLEYARGIPLLPTPQGENVVIITGAGGSGVLLSDACVDHGLDLMAIPPDLDTAFRKFIPPFGAAGNPVDITGGEPPSTYRNTIALGLEDDRIHALILGYWHTIVTPPMVFAELVSEVVGEYRAKGIHKPVVASLSGDVEVEEASDYLYDHGIVAYPYTTEKPVAVLGAKYRWARAAGLL is encoded by the coding sequence GTGGGGGATCGCGCGGCGGTCGAAAAGATCCTGGAGCAGGCGGCGGCCGAGGGGCGCTCGTCGCTGACCGCGCCCGAGGGGCGTGCGGTCTGCGAGGCCTACGGTATCCCGACCCCGGCCGAGCGGCTGGCGATCACGGCGGAGGAAGCCGTGGCCCACGCCGAAGACATCGGCCTGCCGGTGGTGCTCAAGATCGTCTCACCGGACATCCTGCACAAGACCGAGGCCGGCGGCGTGCTCGTCGGGCTGCAAGACGCCGAAGCGGTGCAGGCGGGCTTCGCGCAGATCGTCGAGAACGCGAAGGCCTACGACGTCGAGGCACGCATCCTCGGCGTCCAGGTGCAGCAGATGCTCACCGAAGGCCAGGAAGTGATCATCGGGTCCGTCACCGACCCGACGTTCGGCAAGATCGTCGCCTTCGGCCTCGGCGGAGTGCTGGTGGAGGTGCTCAAGGACGTCACCTTCCGGCTCGCGCCGACAAGCACCGAAGAAGCCCTGTCGATGGTCGACGGTATCCAAGCAGCCGAAATCCTCCGTGGTGTCCGTGGCGCGGATCCCGTCGACCGAGACGCCCTCGCTGCCGTGATCACCGGCCTCGGCGAGCTGGTCACCGACTTCCCGCAGCTGTCCGAGGTGGACCTCAACCCGGTGCTCGCCACCACGAGCGGCGCCACCGCGGTCGACGTCCGCATCCTGGTCGACCCGGACGCGGCGCAGGAGCCGCACCGGTTCACCCAGGAGGAAATCCTCGCCTCGATGAACCGGATCATGAAGCCGGCGGCGGTCGCCGTGATCGGCGCGTCGGCCGAGGCCGGGAAGATCGGCAACTCGGTGATGAAGAACCTGGTCAACGGCGGGTACGCGGGCGAGATCCACCCGATCAACCCCAAGGCCGCCGAGATCCTCGACCGCAAGGCCTACGCGAGCATCGCCGACGTCCCCGGCGACGTCGACGTCGCGGTCTTCGCCATCCCGGCCAAGTTCGTGCCCGCGGCGCTCGAGGAAGCCGGGAAGAAAGGCGTGGCGGGCGCGATCCTCATCCCGTCCGGCTTCGGCGAGACCGGCAACATCGAGCTCCAGGACGAGGTCGTCGCCATCGCGCGCAAGCACGGCGTCCGCATCCTCGGGCCGAACATCTACGGCTACTACTACACGCCGGAAAACCTGTCGGCGACATTCTGTACACCGTATGACGTCAAGGGCGGCGTGGCCCTGTCGTCGCAGAGCGGCGGCATCGGGATGGCGATCCTCGGCTTCAGCCGCTCGGCGAAGATGGGTGTCTCCTCGATCGTCGGCGTCGGCAACAAGGCCGACATCGACGAGGACGACCTGCTCACCTTCTTCGAGCAGGACGACAACACCCAGCTCGTCGCCATGCACCTCGAGGACCTCAAGGACGGGCGCGCGTTCGCGGAGACGGCGAAGCGGGTCTCGCAGCGCAAGCCGGTTGTGGTGCTGAAGGCGGGCCGGACGTCGCAGGGCGCGAAGGCGGCGAGCTCGCACACCGGCGCGCTGGCCGGCAACGACAAGGTCTACGACGACATCCTGCGCCAGAGCGGCGTGATCCGGGCGCCCGGGCTGAACGACATGCTCGAGTACGCCCGCGGCATCCCGCTGCTGCCCACGCCGCAGGGCGAGAACGTCGTCATCATCACCGGGGCCGGCGGCTCGGGCGTGCTGCTCTCGGACGCCTGCGTCGACCACGGCCTCGACCTGATGGCGATCCCGCCGGACCTCGACACGGCGTTCCGGAAGTTCATCCCGCCGTTCGGCGCGGCGGGCAACCCGGTGGACATCACCGGCGGCGAGCCGCCCTCGACCTACCGCAACACGATCGCGCTCGGCCTCGAGGACGACCGCATCCACGCCCTGATCCTGGGCTACTGGCACACCATCGTCACCCCGCCGATGGTGTTCGCGGAACTGGTGTCCGAAGTGGTCGGGGAGTACCGCGCGAAAGGCATCCACAAGCCGGTCGTCGCGTCGCTGTCCGGGGACGTCGAAGTCGAGGAAGCCAGCGACTACCTCTACGACCACGGCATCGTCGCCTACCCGTACACGACCGAAAAGCCCGTCGCCGTGCTCGGCGCGAAGTACCGCTGGGCGCGGGCCGCGGGCCTGCTCTGA
- the frc gene encoding formyl-CoA transferase, with product MGKALEGVRVLDMTHVQSGPSSTQLLAWLGADVIKLETPGRGDITRGQLRDLPGVDSLYFTMLNANKRSITLNMKSDEGKEVFEKLVSGVDVLVENFGPGVVDRFGYPWEKLAALNPRLVYASIKGFGPGRYADFKAYEVVAQAMGGAMSTTGFEDGPPTATGAQIGDSGTGIHLVAAILAALYQRTSTGRGQRVQVAMQDAVLNLCRVKLRDQQRLAHGPLGEYPNDQFGDEVPRSGNASGGGQPGWAVKCAPGGPNDYIYVIVQPPGWAPLARLIGKAELADDPAWATPEVRLSKLDKMFALVEEWTEKHTKWEVMEKLNAHNIPCGPILSTKELIEDETLAELGSVVEVPHPERGTFKTVGCPLKLSDSPVEIHRSPLLGEHNDEVLTELGYSEAELDKFRAAGVI from the coding sequence ATGGGCAAGGCACTGGAGGGCGTCCGCGTCCTCGACATGACCCACGTGCAATCCGGTCCGTCGTCGACGCAGCTGCTCGCCTGGCTCGGCGCGGACGTGATCAAGCTCGAAACCCCCGGCCGCGGCGACATCACCCGCGGGCAGCTGCGCGACCTTCCCGGCGTCGACAGTCTCTACTTCACGATGCTGAACGCGAACAAGCGCAGCATCACGCTCAACATGAAGAGCGACGAGGGCAAGGAAGTCTTCGAGAAGCTCGTGTCCGGAGTGGACGTCCTCGTCGAGAACTTCGGCCCGGGCGTGGTCGACCGGTTCGGCTATCCCTGGGAGAAGCTGGCCGCGCTCAACCCGCGGCTGGTCTACGCCTCCATCAAGGGGTTCGGTCCCGGCCGCTACGCCGACTTCAAGGCCTACGAGGTGGTCGCGCAGGCCATGGGCGGCGCGATGAGCACCACCGGCTTCGAGGACGGGCCGCCGACCGCCACCGGTGCCCAGATCGGCGACTCCGGCACCGGCATCCACCTGGTGGCCGCCATCCTCGCCGCGCTGTACCAGCGGACCTCCACCGGCCGCGGCCAGCGCGTCCAGGTCGCCATGCAGGACGCCGTGCTCAACCTGTGCCGCGTCAAGCTCCGCGACCAGCAGCGGCTGGCCCACGGCCCGCTGGGGGAGTACCCGAACGACCAGTTCGGCGACGAGGTCCCGCGCTCGGGCAACGCCTCCGGCGGCGGCCAGCCCGGCTGGGCCGTCAAGTGCGCGCCCGGCGGGCCGAACGACTACATCTACGTGATCGTCCAGCCGCCCGGCTGGGCGCCTCTGGCCCGGCTGATCGGCAAGGCCGAGCTGGCCGACGACCCCGCGTGGGCCACGCCGGAGGTGCGGCTGTCCAAACTGGACAAGATGTTCGCGCTCGTCGAGGAGTGGACCGAGAAGCACACCAAGTGGGAAGTGATGGAGAAGCTCAACGCCCACAACATCCCCTGCGGTCCCATCTTGTCCACGAAGGAGCTGATCGAGGACGAGACGCTGGCCGAGCTCGGCTCGGTCGTCGAGGTCCCGCACCCCGAGCGCGGCACCTTCAAGACCGTCGGCTGCCCGCTCAAGCTGTCCGACTCGCCCGTCGAGATCCACCGGTCGCCGCTGCTCGGCGAGCACAACGACGAGGTACTGACCGAGCTCGGCTACAGCGAAGCGGAACTCGACAAGTTCCGCGCGGCGGGGGTGATCTGA
- a CDS encoding thiamine pyrophosphate-binding protein, which yields MALTTTGTTAGESAAATNGAEPAPATEISGGHLVAKALKAEGVDTIFTLCGGHIIDIYDGCVDEGIEVIDVRHEQVAAHAADGYARITGKPGCAVVTAGPGTTDAVTGVANALRAESPMLLIGGQGALTQHKMGSLQDLPHVDMMTPITKFAATVPHTARVADLVSMAFREAYAGAPGPSFLEIPRDVLDARVPLQNARIPEAGRYRASTKNAGDPADVEKLADLLVHAKKPAILLGSQVWTTRATGPATELVRTLNIPAYMNGAGRGTLPPGDPHHFQLSRRYAFDNADVIVIVGTPFDFRMGYGKRLSKDATVVQIDLDYRTVGKNRDVDLGIVGDAGQVLAAVAEAASGRTDNGAVGRKTWLEELQAVEEKAKQKRLPLQHSDASPIHPYRLVHEINEFLTEDSIYIGDGGDIVTFSGQVVQPKSPGHWMDPGPLGTLGVGIPFVLAAKHARPDKEVVALFGDGAFSLTGWDFETLVRFNLPFVGIVGNNSSMNQIRYGQAAKYGLPRERVGNTLGDVRYDEFARMLGGYGEEVRDPADIGPALLRGRESGLPSLINVWVDPDVYAPGTMNQTMYK from the coding sequence ATGGCGCTGACCACGACCGGCACGACCGCGGGGGAGAGTGCCGCAGCGACCAACGGCGCCGAGCCCGCGCCCGCCACGGAGATATCTGGCGGCCACCTGGTGGCCAAGGCGTTGAAGGCCGAAGGGGTCGACACGATCTTCACCCTGTGCGGCGGCCACATCATCGACATCTACGACGGCTGCGTCGACGAAGGCATCGAGGTCATCGACGTCCGGCACGAACAGGTCGCGGCGCACGCGGCCGACGGCTACGCGCGGATCACCGGCAAGCCCGGCTGCGCGGTCGTCACCGCCGGCCCGGGCACCACCGACGCCGTCACCGGGGTCGCGAACGCCCTGCGCGCGGAGAGCCCGATGCTGCTGATCGGCGGCCAGGGCGCGCTGACCCAGCACAAGATGGGGTCCCTGCAGGACCTCCCGCACGTGGACATGATGACGCCGATCACCAAGTTCGCCGCCACCGTCCCGCACACCGCCCGCGTCGCCGACCTGGTGAGCATGGCTTTCCGCGAGGCCTACGCCGGTGCGCCGGGACCGTCCTTCCTGGAGATCCCGCGTGACGTCCTCGACGCGCGCGTCCCGCTCCAGAACGCGCGGATCCCCGAAGCCGGCCGCTATCGCGCGTCGACGAAGAACGCGGGCGACCCCGCGGACGTCGAGAAGCTCGCCGACCTGCTGGTGCACGCCAAGAAGCCGGCCATCCTGCTCGGCAGTCAGGTCTGGACCACCCGGGCGACCGGCCCGGCGACCGAGCTGGTCCGGACGTTGAACATCCCGGCCTACATGAACGGCGCCGGCCGTGGCACGCTGCCGCCGGGCGACCCGCACCACTTCCAGCTCTCGCGCCGGTACGCCTTCGACAACGCCGACGTCATCGTCATCGTCGGCACCCCGTTCGACTTCCGGATGGGCTACGGCAAGCGCCTGTCGAAGGACGCCACCGTCGTCCAGATCGACCTCGACTACCGCACGGTCGGCAAGAACCGCGACGTCGACCTCGGCATCGTCGGCGACGCCGGGCAGGTCCTCGCCGCCGTCGCCGAGGCCGCGTCCGGCCGCACCGACAACGGCGCCGTCGGTCGCAAGACCTGGCTCGAAGAACTCCAGGCGGTGGAGGAGAAAGCGAAGCAGAAGCGGCTGCCGCTGCAGCACTCCGACGCGAGCCCGATCCACCCGTACCGGCTGGTCCACGAGATCAACGAGTTCCTCACCGAGGACTCCATCTACATCGGCGACGGCGGCGACATCGTCACCTTCTCCGGCCAGGTCGTCCAGCCGAAGTCGCCCGGCCACTGGATGGACCCCGGTCCGCTCGGGACGCTCGGGGTCGGCATCCCGTTCGTCCTGGCCGCGAAGCACGCGCGCCCGGACAAGGAGGTCGTCGCCCTCTTCGGTGACGGCGCCTTCAGCCTCACCGGCTGGGACTTCGAGACGCTCGTGCGGTTCAACCTCCCCTTCGTCGGGATCGTCGGCAACAACTCGTCGATGAACCAGATCCGCTACGGCCAGGCCGCGAAGTACGGGCTGCCCCGCGAGCGCGTCGGCAACACCCTCGGCGACGTCCGCTACGACGAGTTCGCGCGGATGCTCGGCGGCTACGGCGAAGAGGTCCGCGACCCGGCGGACATCGGGCCGGCGCTGCTGCGGGGACGCGAATCCGGCCTGCCGTCGCTGATCAACGTCTGGGTCGATCCCGACGTGTACGCCCCCGGAACCATGAACCAGACCATGTACAAGTGA
- the sucC gene encoding ADP-forming succinate--CoA ligase subunit beta: protein MDLFEHEARDLFEKHGVPVPRGRVAADPAAARSVAADLGGPVVVKSQVKTGGRGKAGGVRVVRTADDAEQAADDILGMNIKGHTVHRVLVTEASEIADEYYLSFLLDRAGRTFLAMASAEGGMEIEEVAATRPDALVRVPVDPLAGVDAAAVATAFPTDVRGEVAGVVEKLWEVFVAEDCTLVEVNPLALTSTGIVALDGKITLDDNASFRRSASFDDTADGDPLERAARAKGLNYVKLDGDIGVIGNGAGLVMSTLDVVAAAAAEAGARGPANFLDIGGGASAQVMVDGLTVILGDPQVRSVFVNVFGGITACDAVATGIVRSLEILGTRASKPLVVRLDGNNVAEGRRILAEAAHPLVTVVATMDDAAREAAKLAIAEV, encoded by the coding sequence ATGGACCTCTTCGAACACGAAGCCCGCGATCTCTTCGAGAAGCACGGTGTGCCGGTCCCCCGCGGCCGCGTCGCCGCCGACCCGGCCGCCGCTCGTTCGGTCGCGGCGGATCTCGGCGGGCCGGTCGTGGTCAAGTCCCAGGTGAAGACCGGCGGGCGCGGCAAGGCGGGCGGCGTCCGCGTGGTGCGTACCGCCGACGACGCCGAGCAGGCCGCCGACGACATCCTCGGCATGAACATCAAGGGCCACACCGTGCACCGCGTCCTGGTGACCGAAGCGAGCGAGATCGCCGACGAGTACTACCTTTCCTTCCTGCTCGACCGTGCCGGGCGGACGTTCCTCGCGATGGCGTCGGCCGAGGGCGGGATGGAGATCGAGGAGGTCGCGGCCACCCGGCCGGACGCCCTGGTCCGCGTCCCGGTCGATCCGCTGGCCGGCGTCGACGCGGCCGCGGTGGCCACCGCCTTCCCCACCGACGTCCGCGGCGAAGTCGCCGGCGTCGTCGAGAAGCTGTGGGAGGTGTTCGTCGCCGAGGACTGCACGCTCGTCGAGGTCAATCCCCTGGCGCTGACGAGCACCGGGATCGTCGCACTGGACGGCAAGATCACGCTCGACGACAACGCGTCCTTCCGCCGTTCCGCGTCGTTCGACGACACCGCGGACGGTGATCCGCTGGAACGTGCCGCCCGCGCGAAGGGCCTCAACTACGTCAAGCTCGACGGCGACATCGGCGTGATCGGCAACGGCGCCGGGCTCGTCATGTCCACATTGGACGTCGTGGCGGCGGCCGCGGCCGAGGCGGGCGCCCGCGGACCCGCGAACTTCCTCGACATCGGCGGCGGGGCGTCGGCGCAGGTGATGGTCGACGGGCTGACCGTCATCCTCGGCGACCCGCAGGTGCGCAGCGTGTTCGTCAACGTCTTCGGCGGCATCACCGCGTGCGACGCGGTGGCGACCGGGATCGTGCGGTCGCTCGAGATTCTCGGGACGCGCGCGTCGAAGCCGCTGGTCGTCCGGCTCGACGGGAACAACGTCGCCGAGGGCAGGCGGATCCTCGCCGAAGCCGCACACCCCCTGGTCACCGTGGTGGCCACCATGGACGATGCCGCCCGCGAGGCGGCGAAGCTCGCGATCGCGGAGGTCTGA
- the sucD gene encoding succinate--CoA ligase subunit alpha: protein MAIFLDENSRVVVSGITGSEGAKHTQRMLAAGTNVVGGVNPRKAGQQVEFSGRSLPVFGSVAESMASAGADVCVLFVPPPFVADAVIEAVDAGIGLAVVITEGVPVHDSARLWAHAVAAGGRTRIIGPNCPGIISPGRSNAGIIPADITGPGRIGLVSKSGTLTYQLMHELRDIGFSTCVGIGGDPIIGTTHIDAVEAFEKDPDTDLIVLIGEIGGDAEERAAEFVRANVAKPVVGYVAGFTAPEGKTMGHAGAIVSGSAGTAAAKKEALEAAGIRVGRTPSETAALARELLA from the coding sequence GTGGCCATCTTCCTGGACGAGAACAGCCGGGTCGTCGTCTCCGGCATCACCGGTTCCGAAGGCGCGAAGCACACCCAGCGGATGCTGGCCGCCGGGACGAACGTCGTCGGCGGGGTGAACCCGCGCAAGGCCGGGCAGCAGGTGGAGTTCTCCGGTCGTTCGCTGCCGGTGTTCGGCAGTGTCGCGGAGTCGATGGCCTCGGCCGGCGCCGACGTCTGCGTGCTGTTCGTGCCGCCGCCGTTCGTGGCCGACGCCGTGATCGAAGCGGTGGACGCGGGCATCGGGCTCGCCGTGGTGATCACCGAAGGCGTCCCGGTGCACGACAGCGCGCGGCTGTGGGCGCACGCCGTCGCGGCCGGCGGGCGGACCCGGATCATCGGCCCGAACTGCCCGGGCATCATCTCCCCCGGCAGGTCGAACGCCGGCATTATCCCGGCCGACATCACCGGACCGGGCCGGATCGGGCTGGTGTCGAAGTCCGGCACGCTGACGTACCAGCTCATGCACGAGCTGCGCGACATCGGCTTCTCGACGTGCGTGGGCATCGGCGGCGACCCGATCATCGGGACGACGCACATCGACGCGGTGGAGGCGTTCGAAAAGGACCCGGACACCGACCTGATCGTGCTGATCGGCGAGATCGGCGGTGACGCGGAGGAGCGCGCGGCGGAGTTCGTGCGCGCCAACGTGGCGAAGCCGGTGGTGGGTTACGTGGCCGGGTTCACGGCCCCGGAGGGCAAGACGATGGGCCACGCGGGCGCGATCGTGTCGGGCTCGGCGGGCACGGCGGCGGCGAAGAAGGAAGCACTGGAGGCGGCGGGGATCCGCGTCGGCCGAACACCGAGCGAGACGGCGGCGCTGGCCCGCGAGCTGCTGGCCTGA
- a CDS encoding LysR family transcriptional regulator, translating into MELRQLAVVVAVAEEGGFTAAAQRLRTVQSTVSTVVRALERDLGTPLFHRTTHRVVLTPAGEAFVPAARAALEAAERARAAVSPVTGRVRLGVCPGLLADLHRTLAALRHAHPGLAVEVRQVRCAPTESTVDLVMTSATGEIAGSGSSADLVTTLLAAEELVLATAPGGARSAPADLSALSLVDFPSGWAIRDAVDRAFPHRLVALEVDDLAVAAGLVRAGLAACVLPASVAARFPELTVRRFDRPPPWQLAAVYRADSGPAVAAVLAQLGSNPKRSGRV; encoded by the coding sequence ATGGAGCTCCGCCAGCTGGCAGTGGTGGTGGCGGTCGCCGAGGAAGGCGGCTTCACGGCGGCCGCCCAGCGCCTGCGGACGGTCCAGTCGACGGTGTCCACGGTGGTCAGGGCCCTGGAGCGCGACCTGGGCACACCGCTGTTCCACCGCACGACGCACCGGGTGGTCCTGACCCCGGCGGGCGAGGCGTTCGTCCCGGCGGCCCGCGCGGCCCTGGAGGCGGCGGAGCGAGCGCGCGCGGCGGTGTCGCCGGTGACCGGCCGGGTCCGGCTCGGGGTGTGCCCGGGGTTGCTGGCGGACCTGCACCGGACGCTCGCGGCGCTGCGGCACGCGCACCCGGGCTTGGCAGTGGAGGTCCGCCAGGTGCGGTGCGCGCCGACGGAGTCCACTGTGGATCTGGTGATGACTTCGGCCACTGGCGAGATCGCCGGATCGGGCAGCTCGGCCGACCTCGTCACCACGCTTCTTGCCGCTGAAGAACTGGTCCTTGCCACCGCACCCGGTGGGGCGCGCTCGGCCCCTGCCGATCTCTCCGCGCTGTCCCTTGTGGACTTCCCGTCGGGCTGGGCGATCCGCGACGCCGTCGATCGGGCCTTCCCGCACCGCCTCGTCGCCCTCGAAGTCGATGATCTCGCCGTGGCCGCCGGGCTCGTGCGGGCCGGGCTTGCCGCCTGTGTGCTGCCCGCCTCCGTCGCCGCGCGGTTTCCCGAACTCACCGTGCGGCGGTTCGACCGTCCCCCGCCGTGGCAGCTTGCCGCCGTGTACCGGGCCGATTCCGGGCCCGCCGTGGCCGCCGTGCTTGCTCAGCTCGGCTCGAATCCCAAGCGGTCCGGTCGCGTGTAG
- the fdhD gene encoding formate dehydrogenase accessory sulfurtransferase FdhD — translation MGRTTSRRRVLRVHDGGRTTRPDTLTVEEPLEIRVGGKPLTITMRTPGDDFDLAAGFLVGEGVVHAAADIRSIRYCAGATADGGNTYNVLDVALADGVAPPDASVERNFYTTSSCGLCGKASLDAVRTTVTWPVDADRFATDPATLATMPDELRAAQRVFDRTGGLHAAGLFDADGKLRCLREDVGRHNAVDKVVGWATRGGGLPLSGTALMVSGRASFELVQKAAMAGIPLLAAVSAPSSLAVDLAAELGLTLVGFLRGTSMNVYTRPDRLGFEPS, via the coding sequence GTGGGGCGGACGACGAGCAGGCGGCGCGTGCTGCGCGTCCACGACGGCGGGCGGACGACGCGGCCGGACACGCTCACCGTCGAGGAGCCGCTGGAGATCCGGGTGGGCGGCAAGCCGCTGACGATCACGATGCGGACCCCGGGCGACGACTTCGACCTCGCCGCGGGCTTCCTGGTCGGCGAGGGCGTGGTCCACGCGGCGGCCGACATCCGGTCGATCCGCTACTGCGCCGGGGCGACGGCCGACGGCGGCAACACCTACAACGTCCTGGACGTCGCGCTCGCCGACGGCGTCGCCCCGCCGGACGCCTCGGTGGAGCGCAACTTCTACACGACGTCGTCGTGCGGCCTGTGCGGCAAGGCGAGCCTGGACGCGGTGCGCACGACGGTGACGTGGCCGGTCGACGCGGACAGGTTTGCCACCGACCCGGCGACGCTGGCGACGATGCCGGACGAACTCCGTGCGGCACAACGGGTGTTCGACCGCACGGGCGGCCTCCACGCGGCGGGCCTGTTCGACGCGGACGGCAAGCTCCGGTGCCTGCGCGAGGACGTCGGACGGCACAACGCGGTGGACAAGGTGGTCGGCTGGGCAACCCGAGGCGGCGGGCTGCCGTTGTCCGGAACGGCGCTGATGGTGAGCGGGCGGGCGTCGTTCGAGCTGGTGCAGAAGGCGGCGATGGCCGGGATCCCGCTGCTGGCGGCGGTGTCGGCACCATCGTCGCTGGCGGTGGACCTGGCAGCCGAGCTGGGGTTGACGCTGGTCGGCTTCCTGCGCGGGACGTCGATGAACGTCTACACGCGACCGGACCGCTTGGGATTCGAGCCGAGCTGA
- a CDS encoding MFS transporter, with amino-acid sequence MPEVRELRDVYGRQYRVGESDRELLGRPRTWITWLAAAAMLAAGVQQYGFGAIVPSLSRTPGWTFGGIVLALAVWAICQAGVAFPVAWLRERGLLPAPAAMAAGAVLCAAGLVTLGHATSLLTVFLGYSVLGGLGTGLVYATCVGAVLAWFPDRTGSRAGVVSGAFAFGSVPFVVLAAALPAARPVLLDVTAVVVFAVIAGCAALLRYPPRHWWPATPEPRTWALDRAHNRRPAVRHYRPAELFRCGTTLALYLVVVLAAAVLLFDLAYLATFTAARSGTGLAAAALALLAAATGGGRVLIGRLAGRLGRRRILRSALLAGGIAQFVLFYSGEHRHAVGLLLGVTLAGLGNGCCYTLLVGLVREYFGEVSVAQNFGILYSAKAVGAVVGAGLATLFVTAHAFTAAGVLSLAAAVLCGRLTQPGRPKSLLPAA; translated from the coding sequence ATGCCCGAGGTGCGTGAGCTCCGGGACGTCTACGGACGGCAGTACCGCGTCGGCGAGTCCGACCGGGAGCTGCTCGGCCGGCCGCGGACGTGGATCACCTGGCTCGCCGCGGCGGCCATGCTCGCCGCCGGCGTGCAGCAGTACGGCTTCGGCGCGATCGTGCCGTCGCTGAGCCGGACTCCGGGCTGGACGTTCGGCGGGATCGTGCTCGCGCTCGCGGTGTGGGCGATCTGCCAGGCCGGCGTCGCGTTCCCGGTGGCGTGGCTGCGCGAACGCGGCCTGCTGCCCGCGCCCGCGGCGATGGCCGCCGGTGCCGTGCTGTGCGCCGCCGGGCTCGTGACGCTCGGCCACGCGACCAGCCTGCTGACCGTGTTCCTCGGCTACTCGGTGCTGGGCGGACTCGGCACCGGCCTGGTCTACGCCACGTGCGTCGGCGCGGTGCTCGCCTGGTTCCCCGACCGCACCGGGTCCCGCGCCGGCGTCGTGAGCGGCGCGTTCGCCTTCGGCAGCGTGCCCTTCGTGGTGCTCGCCGCCGCCCTGCCGGCCGCGCGGCCGGTGCTGCTGGACGTCACCGCCGTGGTCGTGTTCGCCGTCATCGCCGGGTGCGCGGCGCTGCTGCGGTACCCGCCGCGGCACTGGTGGCCCGCCACGCCGGAGCCCCGGACGTGGGCGCTCGACCGGGCGCACAACCGGCGTCCGGCGGTCCGGCACTACCGGCCGGCGGAACTGTTCCGGTGCGGCACGACGCTGGCGCTGTACCTCGTGGTGGTGCTCGCGGCGGCGGTGTTGCTGTTCGACCTCGCCTACCTGGCGACGTTCACGGCCGCGCGCAGCGGGACGGGCCTCGCCGCGGCCGCGCTGGCGTTGCTCGCCGCGGCCACCGGCGGCGGCCGTGTCCTCATCGGACGGCTCGCCGGCCGGCTCGGCCGGCGCCGGATCCTGCGTTCCGCCCTGCTCGCGGGCGGGATCGCGCAGTTCGTGCTGTTCTATTCCGGTGAACACCGGCACGCCGTCGGCCTGCTGCTGGGCGTCACGCTGGCCGGGCTCGGCAACGGGTGCTGCTACACACTGCTCGTCGGCCTGGTGCGGGAGTACTTCGGCGAGGTTTCGGTGGCGCAGAACTTCGGGATCCTCTACAGCGCCAAGGCCGTCGGCGCGGTGGTCGGGGCCGGGCTGGCCACGCTGTTCGTGACGGCGCACGCCTTCACCGCGGCGGGCGTGCTGAGCCTGGCCGCGGCGGTGCTGTGCGGCCGGTTGACCCAGCCCGGCCGGCCCAAGTCGCTGCTCCCGGCGGCCTGA
- a CDS encoding histone-like nucleoid-structuring protein Lsr2, producing MAQRVQVQMVDDLDGSEASQTVPFSLDGVTYEIDLSEENASALRDELARYVAAARRIGGRKVRLATGQSLSGPSGSGTDRERNRQIREWAQANGYEVAERGRLSSEIIAGFEADQAAAAEPAEAKPARKRATRKKS from the coding sequence ATGGCGCAACGGGTACAGGTCCAGATGGTGGACGACCTCGACGGCAGCGAGGCTTCGCAGACCGTCCCCTTCAGCCTCGACGGCGTGACGTACGAGATCGACCTGTCCGAGGAGAACGCCTCCGCGCTGCGGGACGAACTGGCTCGCTACGTCGCCGCCGCGCGGCGCATCGGCGGCCGCAAGGTCCGCCTCGCGACCGGCCAGTCGCTGTCCGGCCCGTCGGGCTCGGGCACCGACCGCGAGCGCAACCGGCAGATCCGCGAATGGGCGCAGGCGAACGGCTACGAGGTCGCCGAACGTGGCCGCCTCTCCAGCGAAATCATCGCCGGTTTCGAAGCCGACCAGGCCGCGGCGGCCGAGCCTGCCGAAGCGAAGCCGGCGCGCAAGCGGGCGACCCGCAAGAAGTCTTGA